The Streptomyces sp. RKAG293 genome includes a region encoding these proteins:
- a CDS encoding VCBS repeat-containing protein yields the protein MTTGTAAAVACALLATGVVQFTQPQSAHAQPPANSRTTPSSEAATAVAKAKATGTAVTIAGLTSPTQTVTATPQGTFELSETLLPTRVRKGDAWTPVDTNLQVTPDGSLAPNAVPSGLRLSGGGNAPLATLTSSGRTLVLTWPQQLPKPTITGSTATYAEVLPSVDLTVTASELGGVSEVLVVKSAEAAANPQLAQLSLKATAEGMGLTADPTGNITVKDTQGDAVFHAPAPHMWDSRTVAAAPASARTSKSATSSPAEEGSTIQGPGAHAVTSPVGVSVTSGTINLAPDSEILHSAQTKYPVFIDPSFNPASWAPNKPSYVTAQEGCAGQENWNRTDYDYKTPGVGNNRWSGCIGREHSYFQYGVDSRIWNTAANPVHILKATFKTTEVYSASCGISGTVKVSGSAGVSSATNWTNAPAPATLQDQVSIGPACTEQPATGFSVLNAVTVASNQGWSNLALVMTAADESGDSNTFKRFSNNPTLVVEYDSTPKVTKATSNPATDCAKGGTIGLTRFDLVATLQDPDKGAPIDADFTLRTSSGAIPKDVAGAPLSTYNYNSNDITQPGTVVWKGIPALQSGGYIWTVQANDGKYRSAVVTCKFTVDSTAPLNPTVTSAQFPDTLADGQAPPAARQKGIFVFTPPAGTSDIVKYAYNWGSPPPTIDPPHVHDAAGGTAPTSIELKPMSPLTNTLYFYAIDASGNISFDPLKNTVGSYSFSTAELTAPDVTSDFTADGTADLTAIGGDGNIRLYPGTGSGALSTPSALTTTGDFTQALLATGDFDNSFTQDILARRSDGTLTFYPGDGGGAPLAGETGVPVSLRGTVPFAWADVTQLAAVENTDGRPNDLFTITTDGALWYLRALSTPGAYVAKAQLATTGWAGRTILSAGLVNGYHSLWARDDSTGALIRYDGAENVEPGSTASIPVTVADSGWTKSKLPQLVSAGDANHDGKPDVWAIDASRRQNISSYLSTGDTLNAPTHAQSLRSQRHDYDLDGRSDMAALYSHADGSYELYDFKANADGTLAAPFKGYAATAGSAWAANMKYATGDYNGDGRGDLAILYGYDDGSVRLFTALGNAGGGFSTPAPSWYRPAGSWWLSRMSLQSGDFNGDGRDDLAVWYDYTDGHDTLFTYIATPSGGFSEPFASWTAAAGNWELNQAKFAIGDYNGDGRDDLGILYGYGDMNTVKLHTFLTDTTGAFAYTTTSWTSTTWGSWNQAHIQAGDFNGDGKDDITAWYDYSDGHDSLNTFVSLGTSTGTFQAPYSAWSSTAGNFYYASMPQMVAGDYNGDGRDDLGVMYGYGTGNSRMLTWTAKSDNSGTFNAMTTGAWTSPTGTWTNTDVHFFNTHS from the coding sequence ATGACCACCGGAACAGCAGCGGCTGTCGCCTGCGCTCTGCTCGCCACAGGGGTCGTGCAGTTCACGCAGCCGCAGTCCGCTCACGCCCAGCCCCCCGCGAACTCCCGCACCACGCCCTCATCGGAGGCGGCAACTGCCGTCGCCAAGGCCAAGGCGACCGGAACCGCGGTGACCATTGCCGGGCTGACGTCGCCGACCCAGACAGTCACGGCCACCCCCCAGGGCACGTTCGAACTCAGCGAGACCCTGCTGCCGACCCGGGTACGCAAGGGCGATGCCTGGACTCCTGTCGACACGAATCTTCAGGTCACGCCGGACGGTTCCCTGGCACCCAACGCCGTACCATCGGGCCTGCGGCTGTCCGGCGGCGGCAACGCCCCACTGGCCACACTGACTTCCTCGGGTAGGACCCTCGTCCTCACCTGGCCGCAGCAGCTGCCCAAGCCGACCATCACGGGTTCGACGGCCACCTATGCCGAGGTGCTGCCGAGCGTGGACCTGACCGTCACGGCAAGCGAGCTAGGGGGAGTCTCGGAGGTCCTGGTCGTCAAGAGCGCCGAAGCGGCCGCCAATCCGCAGCTGGCACAGCTCTCCCTCAAGGCAACCGCTGAGGGGATGGGACTGACGGCTGACCCCACAGGCAACATCACCGTCAAGGACACCCAAGGAGACGCGGTGTTCCACGCACCGGCTCCTCACATGTGGGACTCCCGGACGGTGGCCGCCGCCCCGGCCTCTGCACGAACGAGCAAATCGGCCACCTCGTCCCCGGCCGAAGAGGGCTCCACGATTCAGGGACCCGGAGCCCACGCCGTCACCTCCCCGGTCGGAGTATCGGTCACCTCGGGAACCATCAACCTGGCGCCCGACTCCGAGATCCTCCACAGTGCTCAGACCAAGTACCCCGTATTCATCGACCCTTCGTTCAACCCCGCCTCATGGGCGCCGAACAAGCCCTCCTATGTGACCGCGCAGGAGGGGTGCGCCGGCCAAGAGAACTGGAACCGGACCGACTACGACTACAAGACCCCGGGCGTCGGCAACAACCGATGGAGCGGCTGCATCGGACGGGAACACTCCTACTTCCAATACGGAGTCGACTCACGTATCTGGAACACCGCGGCCAACCCGGTACACATCCTCAAGGCCACCTTCAAGACCACGGAGGTGTATTCCGCCTCGTGCGGGATCTCCGGAACGGTCAAGGTCAGCGGCTCCGCGGGGGTCAGCTCCGCCACCAACTGGACGAACGCGCCCGCGCCCGCCACCCTCCAGGACCAGGTTTCCATCGGCCCCGCCTGCACTGAACAGCCCGCAACCGGATTCAGTGTTCTGAACGCCGTGACCGTGGCGTCGAACCAAGGCTGGTCCAACCTTGCTCTGGTGATGACCGCAGCAGATGAGAGCGGCGACTCCAACACCTTCAAGCGCTTCAGCAACAACCCCACTCTCGTCGTCGAATACGACAGCACTCCCAAGGTCACCAAGGCCACGAGCAATCCTGCGACCGATTGCGCCAAGGGAGGCACGATCGGCCTCACCCGATTCGACCTCGTCGCTACTCTCCAGGATCCCGACAAGGGTGCCCCGATCGATGCCGACTTCACACTTCGCACAAGCAGCGGGGCCATCCCCAAGGACGTCGCGGGAGCCCCTCTGAGTACCTACAACTACAACAGCAACGACATCACCCAGCCGGGAACGGTCGTCTGGAAGGGGATCCCCGCACTGCAGTCGGGGGGCTACATCTGGACCGTTCAGGCCAATGACGGAAAGTACCGATCCGCCGTCGTCACGTGCAAATTCACTGTTGACTCAACCGCACCGCTCAACCCCACAGTGACGTCGGCCCAGTTCCCCGACACCCTGGCCGACGGGCAGGCTCCACCGGCGGCCCGCCAAAAGGGAATTTTTGTCTTCACGCCGCCCGCAGGAACCAGCGACATCGTGAAATACGCGTACAACTGGGGATCGCCGCCTCCCACCATCGATCCTCCCCACGTGCACGACGCGGCCGGAGGGACAGCCCCGACCAGCATCGAACTGAAGCCGATGTCGCCCCTCACCAACACGTTGTACTTCTATGCGATCGACGCCTCAGGAAATATCTCCTTCGACCCGCTCAAGAACACCGTCGGCTCCTACTCCTTCAGTACCGCCGAACTCACCGCGCCGGATGTCACGAGCGACTTCACCGCGGACGGAACCGCCGACCTCACCGCCATCGGCGGTGACGGCAACATCCGTCTCTACCCCGGTACCGGATCCGGAGCCCTGTCCACACCGTCAGCCCTCACCACCACCGGCGACTTCACCCAAGCGCTGCTCGCGACCGGGGACTTCGACAACAGCTTCACCCAAGACATCCTGGCGCGTCGCAGCGACGGAACTCTCACCTTCTATCCCGGCGACGGCGGTGGCGCGCCCCTCGCCGGCGAGACCGGCGTCCCCGTGAGCCTGAGGGGTACTGTGCCCTTCGCCTGGGCCGACGTGACGCAACTGGCCGCTGTGGAGAACACCGACGGACGGCCCAACGACCTGTTCACCATCACCACGGACGGCGCCCTGTGGTACCTCAGGGCACTGTCAACTCCCGGCGCCTACGTCGCCAAGGCCCAACTCGCCACGACCGGATGGGCCGGACGAACGATTCTCAGTGCGGGCCTTGTGAACGGATATCACTCCCTCTGGGCCCGTGATGACTCCACCGGAGCCCTGATCCGCTACGACGGCGCCGAAAACGTTGAGCCCGGCTCGACCGCCAGCATCCCCGTCACCGTCGCGGACTCCGGCTGGACCAAGAGCAAGCTCCCCCAGCTGGTCTCGGCCGGCGACGCCAACCACGACGGCAAGCCGGACGTCTGGGCAATCGATGCCTCCCGGCGCCAGAACATCAGCAGCTACCTCAGCACCGGCGATACGTTGAACGCGCCCACTCATGCGCAGTCCCTGCGAAGCCAACGTCACGACTACGACCTCGACGGCCGCAGCGACATGGCCGCCCTGTACAGCCACGCCGACGGCAGCTACGAACTGTACGACTTCAAGGCCAACGCGGACGGCACGTTGGCCGCACCGTTCAAGGGCTACGCCGCCACCGCTGGAAGCGCTTGGGCGGCAAACATGAAGTACGCCACCGGCGACTACAACGGTGACGGTCGGGGCGACCTCGCGATCCTGTACGGCTACGACGACGGCAGCGTGCGCCTGTTCACCGCACTCGGCAACGCCGGCGGCGGATTCAGCACCCCAGCCCCTTCCTGGTATCGGCCCGCCGGCAGCTGGTGGCTCAGTCGAATGTCCCTGCAGTCGGGCGACTTCAACGGCGACGGCCGTGATGATCTCGCGGTCTGGTACGACTACACCGACGGCCACGACACCCTGTTCACCTACATCGCGACCCCCAGCGGAGGCTTCAGCGAACCCTTCGCCTCCTGGACCGCCGCGGCCGGGAACTGGGAACTCAACCAGGCCAAGTTCGCGATCGGTGACTACAACGGTGACGGCCGCGACGACCTGGGAATTCTGTACGGATACGGCGACATGAACACCGTCAAACTGCACACCTTCCTGACCGACACGACCGGTGCTTTCGCCTACACCACCACCTCCTGGACCAGCACCACTTGGGGCAGCTGGAACCAGGCCCACATCCAGGCCGGCGACTTCAACGGGGACGGCAAGGACGACATCACCGCCTGGTACGACTACTCCGACGGCCACGACAGCCTGAACACGTTCGTCAGCCTCGGCACCTCCACCGGCACCTTCCAGGCCCCGTACTCCGCCTGGTCCAGTACAGCAGGCAACTTCTACTACGCCTCCATGCCTCAAATGGTCGCGGGTGACTACAACGGCGACGGCCGCGATGACCTCGGCGTCATGTACGGCTATGGCACCGGCAATTCCCGCATGCTCACCTGGACAGCCAAGAGCGACAACAGCGGAACGTTCAACGCCATGACCACCGGCGCCTGGACCTCCCCCACCGGTACGTGGACCAACACGGATGTGCACTTCTTCAACACCCACAGCTGA
- a CDS encoding polymorphic toxin-type HINT domain-containing protein, with amino-acid sequence MTGKPVTFKDDTTKNRGGAARTTWPKAGSAVVDVPAPTPPQSRAATQGQATPASKAKAGTLPVSMVQAPQSKTPRLSTMATNPKVEVQLRDHADAQRAGVDGVLFTAEPVQQSAAPPVVNVGVDYTAFKDAYGGGWSSRLHLVQMPACALTTPDVPQCRTQTPLNSANDPVGQQVSATVQLNATAVPLLTQPAAKSFAAAPAATVLAATAGTSGSGSDFGATPLSATGTWNAGGASGDFNYSYPIAEPPVPGGLAPQVALGYSSQSVDGRMSGGNSQAGWIGDGWEYAPGSVTRTYMPCTEDPAGTAPKVGDQCWAGQLVHINLAGHSGDLVFDASKAQDWHVSNDGGEKVEYLKGATNGTYDGGYWKVTAADGTQYFFGLNRPKGWTTGKTETNSAWTVPVYGAHATDPCYNASGFANSRCDQAWQWNLDYVVDNHGNAMSYYYTKDTNYYGVNATSTGVAYTRSGSLHHIDYGFTDGSAYSADAPARVTFTPGDRCFATTCNPIADNKASWYDVPYDLTCAKNATCANHAPSFWTTNRLDKITTQILDAGTAKYTDVDSWALKQSFPDPGDGSDRSLFLDSIQRTGYTGTALPALPPTTFAGQQLANRFNTGNGYPNFTRYRISGITNESGGKTAVTYSSASCAHPADPSANVAPCYPVYWTPAGKTKPILDWFNKFLVKEVSDNDTTGGAPGNLTHYDYLGDAAWHYDDNELTKPAYRTWSQWRGYSRVQVRTGTVDKTLSETLYYQGMDGDKLPSGKRTATLSLLPGVTVTGAAASVPDREELTGQARQTVIYRGEGGAVDRSTVTDHWVGAPTATRNRAGLDPVTARMTRVESVRTTTAITSSTPTSWLTTRSDSGYDTATGAVVYTQDFGDITKPEQATCTTQTYAPANTTTNVRNLPAETETVAKPCGTGGSTSNGMAAPAGVDRAKDVISDARNYYDTAAPTTWPPALPTWPQDPPARGDVTLVAQATGYTSGAYTYQVSKAEQFDSTGRTIASWDQAGTKGTTAYTVTGGHTTGVKLTNALNQSVTSTLDPARGQTLSVVDANGGRTDATYDAFGRTTAVWNPGRLKSAGKSANTTFAYQITATAPSSVTTKSLLENGSYTTSIQLFDSLLRPRQTQDQSPSGGRVLSDTAYDSQGRKNVVNHAYWDGSTAPNTTLVTGTDQQITNQDLISYDGMGRVVLIRSMDMGHEISRTTTVYGGDRSTVIPPTGARPVTTVVDARGRTTELQHYTTEPTVTGDQVSGGNPIRTQYAYDALGRPSSITDAEQHVRTYGYDFLGRKITQTDPDTGTSLTSYNVNGQVKSATDAEGRSTAYAYDAFGRKTAQYNGPDTTSPLSASWTYDDPAVPNSAGRATSSTRYADGATGTKKYTQSVTGFTVSGKPLGTKITIPDAEGALAGTYPYSSYYTPNTELPSDTDIPAVGGLGEELVSQTYNVLDLPTAVGGDAALTTATTYDAFGRVAQTTLGNAGKRAIIGFDYDQHTGAINQIATDISTQTGRTDQVNYSRDKAGNVTGIRDTRQGGSVVDTQCFQNDLLGRLVQAWTVTGDCAAAPVEVGPNAALGGPDAYWTSWKFDNVGNQTQRTQHGVAGTAGNTVTDYTYGRPSDRTQQPDTLAETLSTAPDGTKTGTAYTYDKAGNTTSRTTTPGSDSLTWDGEGELVQLKSTGQDSASTYLYDADGTQLIRRDADGKATLFLPGQDVVLDPVTHTTSATRYYSLPGGESATRTSATTYSFILNDLQGTGQLLLDKNAASPTWRSYTPYGAPRSTSSTPWPGSEGFVGGTDDKNTGLTLLGARHYDADIGRFVSADPVFEATDPDQMGGYAYAGSNPVTKSDPSGLMNAADCATYACWQSITEASRADNMRRAQSTCTTAECARSILGSDCHCTGTSTYTKPSGGTHSGGGSSFLHGLKKFATHPIDTGANFVKKHKVVIVSTIVALEVGAACYAAAGGAGAVTGGAGFALAVGCGALAGAASSAVENAMDPNGDHSVAGYANSVLTGAVVGAVTGGVFHGAATLAAKALKPLADKVAPAVKSAIAKLGGKCNSFLANTAVAMADGSTKPIQFITAGDQVLATDPVTKDTRTEKVTDTIVTDADKDFTRVTAHTETGATATITATAHHPYWDNKTKRWVNAADLAPGAELRTPDGSTLTVTEVETTRETHRTYNLTVANLHTYYVLAGATPVLVHNCDVVSAVHAEAEKAADLSNTQRPEVIEAVQVAGHDPVVGVSDGGEGLRRVHPVIQEILDSIGTARGKNHGGCGLVQCLTEILDAGLDPTGATAAAVRGRARTNKNFKVLIGPCDSCKVLVRHFGIDFGGVE; translated from the coding sequence GTGACGGGCAAGCCCGTCACGTTCAAGGACGACACGACCAAGAACCGCGGTGGAGCCGCACGGACGACATGGCCGAAGGCCGGGTCCGCCGTCGTCGACGTCCCTGCTCCGACGCCCCCGCAGAGCCGCGCCGCCACTCAGGGGCAGGCGACCCCAGCCTCCAAGGCCAAGGCCGGCACGCTGCCGGTATCGATGGTGCAAGCGCCGCAGTCCAAGACGCCACGGCTGAGCACCATGGCGACGAACCCCAAGGTGGAAGTGCAGCTGCGCGACCATGCCGACGCCCAGCGCGCAGGTGTCGACGGCGTTCTGTTCACCGCGGAGCCCGTTCAGCAGTCGGCCGCCCCTCCCGTGGTCAACGTCGGCGTGGACTACACGGCATTCAAGGATGCCTACGGCGGTGGCTGGTCCTCCCGACTCCACCTCGTACAGATGCCAGCGTGCGCACTCACTACGCCCGACGTGCCGCAGTGCCGCACCCAGACACCTCTGAACTCAGCAAATGACCCCGTCGGCCAGCAGGTGTCGGCGACGGTCCAACTGAACGCCACCGCCGTACCCCTTCTCACCCAGCCTGCGGCGAAGTCCTTTGCCGCCGCCCCCGCGGCCACGGTTCTCGCAGCCACGGCCGGCACCTCCGGCAGCGGCAGCGACTTCGGTGCCACACCCCTGTCGGCGACGGGTACGTGGAACGCCGGCGGAGCCAGCGGCGACTTCAACTACAGCTACCCGATCGCCGAGCCCCCGGTACCCGGCGGTCTCGCGCCCCAGGTGGCGCTCGGGTACTCATCGCAGTCGGTCGACGGCCGTATGTCGGGTGGTAACTCCCAGGCCGGATGGATCGGTGACGGCTGGGAGTACGCGCCCGGATCGGTGACCCGGACCTACATGCCGTGTACCGAAGACCCGGCCGGTACCGCTCCCAAGGTGGGCGACCAGTGCTGGGCCGGCCAGCTGGTGCACATCAACCTGGCCGGACACTCGGGCGACCTGGTCTTCGACGCCTCCAAGGCGCAGGACTGGCATGTGTCGAACGATGGCGGCGAGAAGGTCGAATACCTCAAGGGCGCGACCAACGGCACCTATGACGGTGGGTACTGGAAGGTCACCGCGGCCGACGGCACCCAGTACTTCTTCGGACTGAACCGTCCCAAGGGATGGACGACCGGCAAGACCGAAACGAACTCGGCCTGGACCGTCCCCGTGTACGGCGCGCACGCCACCGATCCCTGCTACAACGCCTCCGGCTTCGCGAACTCGCGCTGCGACCAGGCGTGGCAGTGGAACCTCGACTACGTCGTGGACAACCACGGCAACGCGATGTCCTACTACTACACGAAGGACACCAACTACTACGGCGTCAACGCCACCTCCACCGGTGTCGCCTACACCCGCAGCGGCTCCCTGCACCACATCGACTACGGATTCACCGACGGGTCGGCCTACTCCGCCGACGCTCCGGCGCGGGTCACCTTCACTCCCGGAGACCGCTGCTTCGCCACCACGTGCAATCCGATCGCCGACAACAAGGCCAGCTGGTACGACGTCCCGTACGACCTGACCTGTGCGAAGAACGCCACCTGCGCGAATCACGCACCGTCGTTCTGGACCACCAACCGGCTGGACAAGATCACCACCCAGATCCTGGATGCCGGCACGGCCAAGTACACCGACGTCGACTCCTGGGCTCTGAAACAGAGTTTCCCCGACCCCGGTGACGGAAGCGACCGCTCGCTGTTCCTGGACTCCATCCAGCGCACCGGCTACACCGGAACCGCCCTGCCGGCACTGCCACCCACCACCTTCGCCGGACAGCAGCTGGCCAACCGTTTCAACACCGGCAACGGCTATCCCAACTTCACCCGCTACCGCATCTCCGGAATCACCAACGAGAGCGGCGGCAAGACCGCCGTCACCTATTCCTCGGCGTCGTGTGCCCACCCTGCGGACCCCTCGGCCAACGTCGCCCCCTGCTACCCGGTCTACTGGACTCCGGCAGGGAAGACCAAACCCATCCTGGACTGGTTCAACAAGTTCCTGGTGAAGGAAGTCTCCGACAACGACACCACCGGCGGTGCCCCCGGAAACCTCACCCACTACGACTACCTCGGTGACGCGGCCTGGCACTACGACGACAACGAGCTGACCAAGCCCGCCTATCGCACCTGGAGCCAATGGCGCGGCTATTCCCGAGTCCAAGTTCGTACCGGCACGGTCGACAAAACGCTCAGCGAGACCTTGTACTACCAGGGCATGGACGGTGACAAACTGCCGTCCGGCAAGCGCACGGCCACCCTCTCCCTGCTCCCCGGCGTGACCGTAACCGGGGCTGCCGCCTCCGTGCCCGACCGCGAGGAACTCACCGGCCAGGCCCGGCAGACGGTCATCTACCGCGGGGAAGGCGGGGCGGTCGACCGCAGCACCGTCACCGATCACTGGGTGGGCGCCCCGACCGCGACACGGAACCGAGCGGGGTTGGACCCGGTCACCGCCCGTATGACGCGGGTGGAGAGTGTACGGACGACCACCGCCATTACGTCCAGTACTCCGACCTCGTGGCTCACCACTCGTTCCGACAGCGGCTACGACACCGCCACCGGTGCGGTGGTGTACACGCAGGACTTTGGTGACATCACCAAGCCGGAACAGGCCACCTGCACGACACAGACATACGCGCCGGCGAACACCACCACGAATGTCAGGAACCTTCCCGCCGAAACAGAGACGGTCGCCAAACCCTGCGGAACGGGTGGCAGCACGTCCAACGGGATGGCCGCGCCCGCGGGTGTCGACCGGGCCAAGGACGTGATCTCCGACGCCCGCAACTACTACGACACCGCCGCTCCCACCACCTGGCCGCCGGCCCTGCCCACCTGGCCACAGGATCCCCCGGCTCGCGGCGACGTCACCCTCGTGGCACAGGCCACCGGCTACACCTCCGGCGCCTACACCTACCAGGTCTCAAAGGCGGAGCAGTTCGACTCCACGGGACGCACCATCGCCTCCTGGGACCAGGCAGGCACCAAGGGCACCACCGCCTACACCGTGACCGGCGGCCACACCACAGGTGTGAAGCTCACCAACGCACTCAACCAGTCGGTCACCAGCACCCTGGACCCGGCCCGCGGCCAGACCCTCAGCGTCGTCGATGCCAACGGCGGACGCACCGACGCCACCTATGACGCCTTCGGCCGCACGACGGCGGTGTGGAATCCGGGCCGCCTGAAGTCAGCGGGCAAGAGCGCGAACACCACCTTCGCGTACCAGATCACCGCCACAGCCCCGTCGTCGGTGACGACCAAGTCACTTCTGGAGAACGGCTCCTACACCACCTCGATCCAGCTCTTCGACTCCCTGCTGCGGCCCCGTCAGACCCAGGACCAGAGCCCGAGCGGTGGCCGGGTCCTGTCCGACACCGCCTATGACAGCCAGGGCCGTAAGAACGTCGTCAACCATGCCTACTGGGACGGGTCGACCGCCCCGAACACCACGTTGGTGACCGGAACCGATCAGCAGATCACCAACCAGGACCTGATCTCCTACGACGGCATGGGCCGCGTCGTCCTGATCCGGTCGATGGACATGGGCCACGAGATCTCGCGCACCACCACCGTCTACGGCGGCGACCGCAGCACTGTCATCCCGCCGACGGGCGCGCGCCCGGTCACCACGGTCGTGGACGCCCGTGGCCGCACCACTGAACTGCAGCACTACACCACCGAGCCGACCGTGACCGGCGACCAGGTCAGTGGCGGCAACCCCATCCGTACGCAGTACGCATACGACGCTCTCGGCCGACCGAGCAGCATCACCGACGCCGAACAGCACGTGCGCACGTACGGCTACGACTTCCTCGGCCGCAAGATCACCCAGACAGACCCCGACACCGGGACGTCCCTCACCTCGTACAACGTCAACGGGCAGGTGAAGTCGGCCACCGACGCAGAGGGGCGCAGCACCGCCTACGCCTATGACGCGTTCGGCCGCAAGACCGCTCAGTACAACGGTCCGGACACCACCTCGCCCCTGTCGGCCTCCTGGACCTACGACGATCCGGCCGTACCCAACAGCGCCGGCCGCGCAACCTCCTCCACTCGCTACGCCGACGGCGCTACGGGGACGAAGAAGTACACGCAGTCGGTCACTGGCTTCACCGTCTCCGGAAAACCGCTGGGCACGAAGATCACCATTCCGGATGCCGAAGGCGCGCTCGCGGGTACGTATCCCTACAGCTCGTACTACACGCCCAACACGGAGCTCCCCTCCGACACCGACATCCCGGCCGTCGGTGGACTCGGGGAAGAACTCGTCTCCCAGACGTACAACGTCCTGGACCTGCCCACCGCGGTCGGCGGCGACGCCGCCCTGACGACTGCCACCACCTACGACGCCTTCGGCCGTGTCGCCCAGACGACTCTGGGCAACGCGGGCAAACGGGCCATCATCGGCTTCGACTACGACCAGCACACCGGTGCGATCAACCAGATCGCCACCGACATCTCCACGCAGACGGGCCGCACCGACCAGGTCAACTACAGCCGCGACAAGGCCGGCAACGTCACCGGGATCAGAGACACCCGTCAGGGCGGCAGCGTCGTCGACACCCAGTGTTTCCAGAACGATCTGCTGGGACGTCTCGTCCAGGCCTGGACGGTGACCGGTGACTGCGCCGCCGCTCCTGTCGAGGTAGGGCCCAATGCCGCTCTGGGCGGACCCGACGCCTACTGGACCAGCTGGAAGTTCGACAACGTCGGAAACCAGACCCAGCGCACCCAGCACGGCGTAGCGGGTACGGCCGGCAACACCGTCACGGATTACACCTACGGCCGCCCCAGCGACCGGACCCAACAGCCGGACACCCTCGCCGAGACCCTCAGCACAGCACCGGACGGCACCAAGACCGGCACCGCCTACACGTACGACAAGGCGGGCAACACCACCTCGCGCACCACCACACCCGGCAGCGACAGCCTGACATGGGACGGCGAAGGTGAACTCGTTCAGCTGAAGTCGACAGGCCAGGACTCCGCGAGCACCTACCTGTACGACGCAGACGGCACGCAACTCATCCGCCGCGATGCCGACGGCAAGGCCACCCTGTTCCTGCCGGGACAGGACGTCGTCCTGGACCCGGTGACCCACACCACCAGCGCCACTCGTTACTACTCGCTGCCCGGCGGTGAATCCGCCACACGCACCAGTGCCACTACCTACTCCTTCATCCTCAATGACCTTCAGGGCACCGGCCAGCTGCTGCTGGACAAGAACGCGGCGTCTCCCACCTGGCGCAGCTACACCCCTTACGGCGCGCCGCGCTCCACGAGCAGCACCCCCTGGCCCGGCAGCGAGGGCTTCGTCGGCGGAACCGACGACAAGAACACCGGCCTCACCCTGCTCGGCGCACGCCACTACGACGCCGACATCGGCCGCTTCGTCTCCGCCGACCCGGTCTTCGAAGCCACCGACCCGGACCAAATGGGCGGCTACGCCTACGCCGGATCCAATCCGGTCACCAAGTCCGACCCCTCCGGCCTGATGAACGCCGCTGACTGCGCCACCTACGCCTGCTGGCAGTCGATCACCGAAGCGTCGCGGGCCGACAACATGCGGCGCGCTCAATCGACCTGCACCACGGCCGAATGCGCCCGTTCCATCCTGGGCAGTGACTGCCACTGCACCGGGACCTCCACCTACACGAAGCCCTCCGGCGGTACCCACAGCGGCGGCGGCAGCAGCTTCCTCCACGGCCTGAAGAAGTTCGCCACCCATCCGATCGACACCGGCGCGAATTTCGTCAAGAAGCACAAAGTCGTCATCGTCAGCACCATCGTCGCTCTGGAAGTCGGCGCGGCCTGTTATGCGGCTGCGGGGGGAGCAGGTGCCGTTACTGGGGGTGCCGGATTCGCCTTGGCCGTCGGATGCGGAGCCCTGGCCGGCGCCGCATCATCGGCAGTCGAAAACGCCATGGACCCCAACGGGGACCACAGCGTCGCCGGATACGCCAACTCCGTTCTCACCGGTGCGGTCGTCGGTGCGGTGACGGGAGGTGTCTTCCACGGAGCTGCCACCCTGGCGGCCAAGGCGCTCAAGCCGCTGGCAGACAAGGTCGCCCCAGCAGTCAAGAGTGCCATCGCCAAACTTGGGGGGAAGTGCAACTCCTTCCTCGCCAACACGGCCGTCGCCATGGCCGACGGTTCCACCAAACCGATTCAGTTCATCACCGCGGGTGACCAGGTACTTGCGACCGACCCGGTCACGAAGGACACCCGGACCGAAAAGGTCACTGACACCATCGTCACCGACGCGGACAAGGACTTCACCCGCGTCACCGCCCACACCGAGACCGGCGCCACGGCAACCATCACCGCCACGGCCCACCACCCTTACTGGGACAACAAGACCAAGCGCTGGGTCAACGCCGCGGACCTCGCCCCGGGCGCCGAACTCCGCACTCCCGACGGCAGCACCCTCACCGTCACCGAGGTCGAAACCACCCGAGAGACGCACCGCACGTACAACCTGACGGTCGCCAACCTGCACACGTACTATGTGCTGGCGGGGGCCACGCCGGTCCTGGTCCATAACTGTGACGTTGTGAGTGCGGTCCATGCGGAGGCAGAAAAGGCAGCGGACCTGTCAAATACGCAGCGCCCGGAGGTAATTGAAGCTGTGCAAGTCGCGGGTCATGACCCTGTCGTGGGTGTAAGCGATGGAGGGGAAGGCCTGCGGCGTGTGCATCCGGTCATCCAGGAAATCCTCGATTCCATCGGGACTGCGCGAGGGAAGAATCATGGAGGGTGTGGTCTGGTTCAGTGCCTGACGGAAATCTTGGATGCCGGTCTTGATCCGACTGGAGCCACCGCTGCGGCCGTCAGGGGGCGCGCCAGAACGAACAAGAACTTCAAAGTGCTCATTGGACCGTGTGATAGTTGCAAGGTTCTCGTGCGGCACTTCGGTATTGATTTTGGGGGAGTGGAGTAG